Proteins encoded in a region of the Vicia villosa cultivar HV-30 ecotype Madison, WI linkage group LG5, Vvil1.0, whole genome shotgun sequence genome:
- the LOC131605578 gene encoding uncharacterized protein LOC131605578, producing MLAYGSAADIVDEYVRIGESTSIECLQRFVQGVNVVFEAEYLRKPNNTNVEHLLQMGESRGFPGMLGSIDCMHWEWKNCPVAWKGQFCRGDHGSNNDINVLNQSNMFNDILEGHAPNVQYTINGTPYNMGYYLADGIYPEWATFVKTISMPQGEKKKLFGQHQESARKDVERAFGVLQSRFAIIRGPARAWHMDTLKHTIYACIILQNMIVEDERQTYGGNFDYSYDNVDDNNSTTETFSGPHQNLATRLQRRASIREKQVHRQLQGDLVEYIWKRFGHVDDEI from the exons ATGTTGGCGTATGGGTCTGCTGCTGACATTGTAGACGAATATGTTCGAATCGGTGAAAGCACTTCAATTGAGTGCTTACAAAGATTCGTTCAGGGCGTGAATGTTGTATTTGAGGCTGAGTATTTGAGAAAGCCTAACAACACTAATGTTGAACATCTTTTACAAATGGGAGAGTCACGTGGCTTTCCAGGTATGTTGGGTTCCATTGATTGTATGCATTGGGAATGGAAAAATTGTCCTGTTGCATGGAAAGGACAGTTTTGTCGAGGTGATCATG GTTCAAACAATGACATTAATGTGCTAAACCAATCCAACATGTTTAACGATATTTTGGAAGGACATGCTCCCAATGTGCAATATACAATCAATGGGACACCATATAATATGGGGTATTATTTAGCAGATGGTATATATCCCGAGTGGGCTACATTTGTCAAGACCATTTCAATGCCACagggagaaaagaaaaagttatttggtcaacatcaagaatCAGCTAGAAAAGATGTGGAGCGGGCATTTGGAGTGCTTCAATCTCGATTTGCAATTATACGTGGCCCAGCACGTGCCTGGCACATGGACACCCTCAAGCATACCATATATGCATGCATTATATTACAAAACATGATTGTTGAAGACGAACGACAGACATATGGAGGTAATTTTGATTACTCTTATGATAATGTGGATGACAACAACTCAACAACCGAAACATTTAGCGGTCCTCATCAGAATCTTGCAACAAGACTACAAAGAAGAGCAAGTATTCGAGAAAAACAAGTTCATCGTCAACTTCAAGGAGATTTAGTCGAGTATATTTGGAAACGTTTTGGACATGTAGATgatgaaatttaa
- the LOC131605579 gene encoding uncharacterized protein LOC131605579 codes for MAQSDDAGTGNHNGDIPPIPLSSKNKEDVRFCSRPVQSQTIKLRIHHMGELVDHPVKWYVNGLVSEMDWLWDTDYMSYMQFEKLIRKEGYRNIKCMWYWNPKYSFSRGLRPLNCDGDVLKLIEDLKGFDLVDIYVEHTVEVLGDEDIVDHYDDDGGPNYAEDEVDSDVEVVKDADMPKNVVASDNEMDVNEADIGDVDTEHVETEHVETEQVETEHVETEHVDVGIEDDEEDEDYVADTEIGSLSDEDLECSDDYVEETEDLDWTSVMQCDEDHDKARKSDEDDDSDVLHTPNGSGDDEELEKFPSYKRGESSKFELGMVFSNKEMVKDAVKDYGMENNKNVVIKKNEAKRMVIKCMEGCNFHMRVSKRVGNQYWQVVSLIDEHNCARTPYNRQAKTNWLAKKFGHILRHNPDMKPAGLVAQALDRWGVKLSHDQAYRAKRRAMDMLQGAGMEQFQHLRRYAQELLKSNPNSTVVIRCADSNEGPVFERIYVCLEACKYGFAKFCRPLIGLDACFLKGDFGGQLMAAVGRDGNNKIMPIAYAVVEAETRDSWDWFIKLLLEDLEAINQRAYAFISDQQKGLIPAIQSVSAHVEQRICVKHLYGNWKKKNPGLEFKEVMWSAARATTVPSWERAMLKMKGMKETAWKEMVDVPATYWSRSHFKTYSKCDLQVNNMCEAFNRAILEYRDKPIITLLEGIKHYITKRIAKMKELVNTYSGDICPRIQMVLEKNKRNAAHWTPTWHGDDDMAIYGVTNGIDTYVVNLKQETCACRKWDLTGIPCSHSITCIWQNKKKPEDYVSEYYRKDTFKNIYSHIIYPTNGPQLWPLDNQSTMNPPIMRRAIGRPKKMRNKANDEPRLKHVLPRKLATVTCHKKPEDYVSEYYRKDTFKNIYSHIIYPTNGPQLWPLDNQSTMNPPIMRRAIGRPKKMRNKANDEPRLKHLLPRKLATVTCHKCGGMGHNKRSCKGKTAADRAIPKGGNKKKIVGGQKKKTKPNEEEIGNSSQAPMATQPSQQ; via the exons ATGGCACAAAGCGACGACGCAGGGACCGGTAACCACAATGGCGACATTCCACCCATTCCTCTTTCATCGAAGAACAAAGAAGATGTCAGATTTTGTTCGAG ACCAGTTCAGAGTCAAACCATTAAGCTTAGAATTCATCATATGGGAGAGTTAGTAGATCATCCTGTTAAATGGTATGTTAATGGATTAGTGTCTGAGATGGATTGGCTGTGGGATACAGATTACATGTCATATATGCAGTTTGAAAAATTGATCAGAAAAGAGGGATATAGGAATATCAAATGCATGTGGTATTGGAACCCTAAGTATAGTTTTAGTCGTGGTCTTAGACCTCTTAACTGTGATGGTGATGTTCTTAAGTTAATTGAGGACTTAAAAGGATTTGACTTGGTGGATATTTATGTTGAGCATACAGTAGAAGTGTTAGGGGATGAAGACATAGTAGATCattatgatgatgatggtggCCCAAATTATGCTGAGGATGAGGTTGATAGTGATGTCGAAGTTGTAAAGGATGCTGATATGCCTAAGAATGTTGTTGCAAGTGACAATGAAATGGATGTGAATGAAGCTGACATAGGAGATGTGGATACTGAACATGTTGAGACTGAACATGTTGAGACTGAACAGGTTGAGACTGAACATGTTGAGACTGAACATGTTGATGTTGGaatagaagatgatgaagaagatgaagactatGTGGCTGATACTGAGATAGGCAGTTTATCTGATGAAGACTTAGAATGCAGTGATGACTATGTGGAAGAAACTGAGGATTTGGATTGGACATCAGTGATGCAATGTGATGAGGATCATGATAAGGCTAGAAAAAGTGATGAGGATGATGATTCTGATGTGCTGCATACTCCTAATGGTAGTGGTGATGATGAGGAACTTGAAAAGTTTCCTTCTTATAAAAGAGGTGAGTCATCAAAGTTTGAGCTTGGTATGGTGTTCAGCAacaaagaaatggtgaaggatgcTGTCAAAGACTATGGTATGGAAAACAACAAAAATGTTGTCATAAAGAAGAATGAGGCAAAGAGAATGGTGATTAAATGTATGGAAGGATGCAATTTTCACATGAGAGTTAGTAAGAGGGTGGGGAATCAGTATTGGCAAGTGGTGAGTTTAATAGATGAACATAATTGTGCTAGGACTCCTTATAATAGACAAGCAAAGACTAACTGGTTGGCTAAGAAGTTTGGCCACATTCTGAGGCACAACCCTGACATGAAACCAGCAGGATTGGTTGCCCAAGCTCTTGATAGATGGGGAGTAAAGTTATCACATGATCAGGCTTATAGGGCTAAAAGGAGGGCCATGGATATGTTGCAAGGGGCTGGTATGGAACAATTTCAACATTTGAGGAGGTATGCCCAAGAATTGTTGAAATCCAACCCTAACAGTACTGTTGTGATTAGGTGTGCAGACTCAAATGAAGGCCCTGTTTTTGAAAGAATCTATGTATGTCTAGAGGCTTGCAAGTATGGGTTTGCAAAATTCTGTAGGCCATTAATAGGGTTGGATGCTTGTTTTTTGAAAGGTGATTTTGGAGGTCAGTTAATGGCAGCAGTTGGGAGAGATGGAAATAATAAGATTATGCCTATTGCATATGCTGTGGTGGAGGCTGAGACAAGAGATTCTTGGGATTGGTTCATCAAACTTCTATTGGAAGACTTGGAAGCTATAAACCAAAGAGCATATGCTTTTATCTCAGACCAACAAAAG GGATTAATACCAGCAATTCAAAGTGTGAGTGCTCATGTTGAGCAACGCATATGTGTGAAGCATCTATATGGGAATTGGAAGAAGAAGAATCCTGGTCTTGAATTCAAAGAGGTTATGTGGAGTGCAGCAAGAGCTACAACTGTACCATCATGGGAAAGGGCAATGTTAAAGATGAAAGGCATGAAAGAAACTGCATGGAAGGAAATGGTGGATGTCCCTGCAACTTATTGGAGTCGGTCCCACTTCAAAACCTATTCCAAATGTGACCTCCAGGTAAATAACATGTGTGAAGCTTTTAATAGGGCTATTTTAGAATATAGGGATAAGCCAATAATCACTCTATTAGAGGGGATTAAGCATTACATCACTAAGAGGATAGCTAAGATGAAAGAGCTAGTGAATACCTACAGTGGTGATATATGTCCTAGAATACAAATGGTGCTAGAAAAAAACAAGAGGAATGCAGCACATTGGACTCCCACATGGCATGGTGATGATGACATGGCCATATATGGTGTCACTAATGGAATTGATACATATGTTGTTAACCTCAAGCAAGAGACTTGTGCATGTAGGAAATGGGATTTAACTGGCATCCCTTGTAGCCATTCTATCACATGTATTTggcaaaacaagaaaaaacctGAAGACTATGTTTCTGAATATTACAG GAAGGACACTTTCAAGAACATCTATTCACACATCATTTACCCCACTAATGGTCCACAATTGTGGCCTTTAGATAATCAGTCCACCATGAATCCACCCATTATGCGAAGGGCCATAGGTCGTCCCAAGAAAATGAGGAACAAAGCTAATGATGAACCAAGACTAAAGCATGTACTTCCCAGGAAACTTGCAACAGTTACTTGTCAT aaaaaacctGAAGACTATGTTTCTGAATATTACAG GAAGGACACTTTCAAGAACATCTATTCACACATCATTTACCCCACTAATGGTCCACAATTGTGGCCTTTAGATAATCAGTCCACCATGAATCCACCCATTATGCGAAGGGCCATAGGTCGTCCCAAGAAAATGAGGAACAAAGCTAATGATGAACCAAGACTAAAGCATCTACTTCCCAGGAAACTTGCAACAGTTACTTGTCATAAATGTGGAGGAATGGGACATAACAAGAGAAGCTGCAAAGGCAAGACAGCTGCTGATAGAGCCATCCCAAAAGGGGGAAACAAGAAGAAGATTGTTGGTGGacagaagaagaaaacaaagccaaaTGAAGAGGAGATTGGAAACTCATCCCAAGCACCAATGGCTACACAACCATCTCAACAGTAG
- the LOC131605580 gene encoding uncharacterized protein LOC131605580 yields the protein MSRCSVASNRSKASFVHGECRCGLDAPLMTSWTDANPGRRFYGCGMYKIQGSKRCNHFVWYDEEMGARAKDMISTLNQRLNSAKVTIEEGKKVEEEMNKQIKDLKMKIKNLKILIVIILVCSVGSISIRLL from the exons ATGTCCCGTTGTTCTGTAGCAAGTAATCGCAGCAAAGCTTCCTTTGTCCACGGAGAATGCAGATGTGGTCTGGATGCACCCTTGATGACTTCGTGGACAGATGCTAACCCAGGACGCCGTTTTTATGGGTGTGGGATGTACAAG ATCCAAGGGTCCAAACGATGCAACCATTTTGTTTGGTATGATGAAGAGATGGGAGCAAGAGCAAAGGATATGATTTCTACACTAAATCAGAGACTGAATAGTGCAAAGGTGACTATTGAAGAAGGGAAGAAAGTAGAAGAAGAGATGAATAAGCAGATTAAGGATTTGAAAATGAAGATCAAGAATTTGAAGATTTTGATTGTTATTATTCTTGTGTGCAGTGTTGGTAGCATTAGTATTAGGTTGTTGTAA
- the LOC131605581 gene encoding uncharacterized protein LOC131605581 gives MGLSPLQKCTSAIRMLAYGSAADIVDEYVRIGESTSIECLQRFVQGVNVVFEAEYLRKPNNTNVEHLLQMGESRGFPGMLGSIDCMHWEWKNCPVAWKGQFCRGDHGSNNDINVLNQSNMFNDILEGHAPNVQYTINGTPYNMGYYLADGIYPEWATFVKTISMPQGEKKKLFGQHQESARKDVERAFGVLQSRFAIIRGPARAWHMDTLKHTIYACIILQNMIVEDERQTYGGNFDYSYDNVDDNNSTTETFSGPHQNLATRLQRRASIREKQVHRQLQGDLVEYIWKRFGHVDDEI, from the exons ATGGGTCTTTCACCATTGCAGAAATGTACATCTGCTATTCGTATGTTGGCGTATGGGTCTGCTGCTGACATTGTAGACGAATATGTTCGAATCGGTGAAAGCACTTCAATTGAGTGCTTACAAAGATTCGTTCAGGGCGTGAATGTTGTATTTGAGGCTGAGTATTTGAGAAAGCCTAACAACACTAATGTTGAACATCTTTTACAAATGGGAGAGTCACGTGGCTTTCCAGGTATGTTGGGTTCCATTGATTGTATGCATTGGGAATGGAAAAATTGTCCTGTTGCATGGAAAGGACAGTTTTGTCGAGGTGATCATG GTTCAAACAATGACATTAATGTGCTAAACCAATCCAACATGTTTAACGATATTTTGGAAGGACATGCTCCCAATGTGCAATATACAATCAATGGGACACCATATAATATGGGGTATTATTTAGCAGATGGTATATATCCCGAGTGGGCTACATTTGTCAAGACCATTTCAATGCCACagggagaaaagaaaaagttatttggtcaacatcaagaatCAGCTAGAAAAGATGTGGAGCGGGCATTTGGAGTGCTTCAATCTCGATTTGCAATTATACGTGGCCCAGCACGTGCCTGGCACATGGACACCCTCAAGCATACCATATATGCATGCATTATATTACAAAACATGATTGTTGAAGACGAACGACAGACATATGGAGGTAATTTTGATTACTCTTATGATAATGTGGATGACAACAACTCAACAACCGAAACATTTAGCGGTCCTCATCAGAATCTTGCAACAAGACTACAAAGAAGAGCAAGTATTCGAGAAAAACAAGTTCATCGTCAACTTCAAGGAGATTTAGTCGAGTATATTTGGAAACGTTTTGGACATGTAGATgatgaaatttaa
- the LOC131602760 gene encoding G-type lectin S-receptor-like serine/threonine-protein kinase RKS1, with the protein MDSANNLLYLLITQNHCLLNSFLLLLLTFSLCSCSTDTISIHNPITDGGDLLISKSKTFALGFFTPEKSTSRYVGIWYYNLPIQTVVWVANRDTPINETSGILSIDPSGNLVLHHNLSTIPIWSTNVSLPQSLTNNNNTSVIAQLSDLANLVLMLNNTKTVLWESFNHPTDTWLPYQRLGFDRKNNQNRFLQSWKTDADPGKGSFTVNFTTIGKPQLFMYNHDVPWWRGGHWNGELIVGQPYMKRDMPFCNISLVEDNNYVALTYNMYDTSVILRIVLQQSGFFKAFTWDSQESQWNQYWSEPTNQCDNYGTCGSNSNCDPLNLESFKCSCLPGFEPKFPRDWYDSRDGSGGCVRKKGVSVCGSGEGFVKVLSLKVPDTSVAVAKGGLSLEECEKECLRNCSCAAYAAVDVRNGGSGCLAWYGDLMDIQKLNNQGQDLLLRVDKFELANYYKKRKGVLDKKRMAAILVASIVAIVLLLSCVYCRRKIQRKDKIMRQLNQNSSGEENNLQIMTHSDLPFFNFKTIMTATRNCGHENKLGQGGFGSVYKGCLVNGQEIAVKRLSKNSGQGKGEFINEVTLLVKLQHRNLVRLLGCCFEKEERMLVYEYLPNKSLDFFIFDQIQRSSLDWGKRFEIICGIARGVLYLHQDSRLKIIHRDLKASNVLLDGAMNPKISDFGMARIFGEDEIQARTKRVVGTYGYMAPEYAMEGRYSTKSDVFSYGVLLLEIIAGQRNSHSEKERSSPNLIGHVWTLWTEGRPLDIVDPTLNQFYPSAIVLRCIQIGLLCVREIAMNRPSMLEVVFMLSNETPLSPPQKPAFLFNGNKDLEESSTSGGGSSINELTETTLIAR; encoded by the exons ATGGACTCTGCAAATAATCTTCTCTACCTTCTCATAACCCAAAATCATTGCCTGCTAAACTCTTTCCTTCTACTCCTTTTGACATTCTCTTTATGCTCTTGTTCTACTGATACCATATCTATTCACAATCCAATAACAGATGGCGGTGACCTTCTCATttccaaatctaaaacatttgcTCTTGGATTCTTCACTCCTGAAAAATCCACTTCTCGCTATGTTGGAATTTGGTACTACAACTTGCCAATCCAAACTGTTGTTTGGGTTGCAAACAGAGATACTCCCATCAATGAAACTTCTGGCATTCTATCAATCGATCCGAGTGGAAATCTAGTACTCCACCATAACCTTAGCACCATTCCCATTTGGTCTACCAATGTTTCATTACCACAATCACTAACAAATAACAATAACACTTCTGTTATAGCTCAACTATCAGATTTAGCGAACCTTGTTCTCATGCTTAACAACACCAAAACAGTCTTATGGGAAAGCTTTAATCATCCAACAGACACCTGGCTTCCTTATCAAAGACTTGGTTTTGATAGAAAGAATAATCAAAACCGGTTCCTTCAATCCTGGAAGACAGATGCTGACCCTGGAAAAGGTTCATTCACAGTGAACTTCACTACCATTGGTAAACCTCAGTTGTTTATGTACAACCATGATGTTCCTTGGTGGCGTGGGGGACATTGGAACGGAGAGTTAATTGTAGGTCAACCTTATATGAAACGAGATATGCCCTTTTGTAACATTTCTTTAGTTGAAGATAACAACTATGTAGCACTCACATATAACATGTATGATACGTCCGTCATTCTTAGGATAGTGCTTCAGCAATCTGGGTTCTTTAAAGCATTCACGTGGGACAGTCAAGAGAGTCAATGGAACCAGTACTGGTCTGAACCAACAAACCAATGTGATAACTATGGAACATGTGGATCAAACAGCAATTGTGATCCTTTGAATTTGGAGAGCTTTAAGTGTTCTTGTTTACCAGGCTTTGAACCCAAATTTCCACGTGATTGGTATGACAGTAGAGACGGGTCAGGAGGATGTGTAAGGAAGAAAGGTGTATCTGTTTGTGGGAGTGGAGAAGGGTTTGTCAAAGTGTTAAGCTTGAAAGTTCCTGATACATCAGTGGCGGTTGCTAAAGGTGGATTAAGTTTGGAAGAATGTGAGAAAGAATGCTTGAGAAACTGCTCTTGTGCTGCCTATGCAGCCGTTGATGTGAGAAATGGTGGAAGTGGGTGTTTGGCATGGTATGGGGATTTAATGGACATTCAGAAACTTAATAATCAAGGACAAGATTTGTTATTACGCGTCGATAAATTTGAACTAG CCAATTACTACAAAAAACGCAAAGGAGTCCTTGATAAAAAAAGAATGGCTGCAATTCTGGTAGCTTCTATTGTTGCAATAGTTCTCCTCCTCTCGTGTGTATATTGCAGGCGGAAGATACAAAGAAAGG ATAAAATAATGCGGCAATTAAACCAAAATTCTTCtggagaagagaacaatcttcaAATAATGACACATTCAGATCTaccatttttcaattttaaaacgaTAATGACAGCTACAAGAAATTGTGGTCATGAGAATAAGCTGGGACAAGGTGGATTTGGCTCTGTCTATAAG GGTTGCTTGGTTAATGGACAAGAGATAGCAGTGAAAAGATTATCCAAAAATTCAGGTCAAGGCAAAGGAGAGTTTATAAATGAAGTTACACTTTTAGTTAAACTCCAACACAGAAATCTTGTGAGATTGCTCGGTTGTTGCTTTGAAAAAGAAGAAAGGATGCTAGTTTACGAATATCTACCAAACAAAAGCCTAGACTTCTTTATATTCG ATCAAATCCAAAGGTCGTCCTTGGATTGGGGTAAGCGTTTTGAGATTATTTGTGGGATTGCTCGAGGTGTATTATATCTTCATCAAGATTCAAGGCTGAAAATAATTCATAGAGATCTGAAAGCCAGCAATGTTCTCCTTGATGGTGCAATGAATCCCAAAATCTCAGATTTTGGTATGGCTAGAATATTTGGAGAAGATGAGATCCAAGCAAGAACAAAAAGAGTTGTCGGAACGTA TGGATATATGGCACCGGAATATGCAATGGAAGGACGATATTCAACAAAATCTGATGTCTTCAGCTATGGAGTCTTGCTACTAGAAATTATTGCTGGACAAAGAAACTCACATAGTGAAAAAGAAAGATCCTCCCCTAATTTAATTGGACAT GTGTGGACACTATGGACAGAGGGAAGACCCTTGGATATAGTTGATCCAACACTAAACCAGTTTTATCCCTCTGCTATTGTTCTGAGATGCATTCAAATTGGACTCTTGTGCGTGCGAGAAATTGCCATGAATAGACCATCAATGTTGGAAGTTGTTTTCATGCTATCCAATGAAACACCTCTTTCCCCACCTCAAAAACCAGCATTTTTATTCAACGGCAACAAAGATTTGGAAGAGTCTTCAACATCAGGAGGAGGTTCCTCGATAAATGAATTAACAGAAACTACCCTTATTGCTCGTTAA
- the LOC131602761 gene encoding G-type lectin S-receptor-like serine/threonine-protein kinase RKS1, translating into MLHNNLLLNSLILLLLTFSFCSCSTDTISTDKPIRDGELIVSKSKTFALGFFTPGKSTSRYVGIWYNNLPNQTVVWVANRDTPINDTSGILSIDPSGNLVLHHNRSTIPIWSSNVSFPQSLTNHTSAVIAQLSDIANLVLKLNNTETVLWESFDHPTDTWLPYQTLGFDRKNNQSWFLQSWKTDDDPGKGSYTLNFSTVGLPQLFMYNHDLSWWRGGHWNGELIVGQPYMKRDMYNISFVEHDNYVALTYNMFDTSVILRIVLQQSGFFQAFTWDSHESQWNPYWSEPTDHCDNYGTCGSNSNCDPSNLENFKCTCLLGFEPKYPRDWYDSRVGSGGCVRKKGVSVCRNGEGFVKVVSLKVPDTSVAVAKGGLSLEECEKECLRNCSCTAYAVADVTNGGSGCLAWYGDLMDIQKLSNQGQDLFLRVDAVELANYYKKSKGILNKKKLAAILVASIVAIVLLLSCVYCWRKKKGKGKMMQQLSQDSSGEENGAQINIHPNLPLFDFKTIMTATKNCGHENKLGQGGFGSVYKGCLVNGQEIAVKRLSKTSGQGKGEFINEVTLLVKLQHRNLVRLLGCCFEKEERMLVYEYLPNKSLDFFIFDQNQRSSLGWSKRFEIICGIARGVLYLHQDSRLKIIHRDLKASNVLLDGAMNPKISDFGMARIFGEDEIQAKTKRVVGTYGYMAPEYAMEGRYSTKSDVFSYGILLLEIIAGQRNTRNETGRASPNLIGHVWTLWTEGKALDTIDPALNQSYPPDIVLKCIQIGLLCVQEKAMNRPSMLEVVFMLCNETPLCQPQKPAFLFNRSQELQELSINELTETTVSAR; encoded by the exons ATGTTACATAACAATTTGCTGCTTAACTCTTTGATTCTACTCCTTTTGACATTCTCTTTTTGCTCTTGTTCTACTGACACCATATCTACTGACAAGCCTATAAGAGATGGTGAGCTTATTGTTTCTAAATCTAAAACATTTGCACTTGGATTCTTCACTCCAGGAAAATCCACCTCTCGCTATGTTGGAATTTGGTACAACAATTTGCCAAATCAAACTGTTGTTTGGGTTGCCAACAGAGATACTCCCATCAATGACACTTCTGGAATCCTATCAATCGACCCGAGTGGAAATCTAGTACTCCACCATAACCGTAGCACCATTCCAATTTGGTCTTCCAATGTTTCGTTCCCACAATCACTAACAAATCACACCAGTGCTGTAATAGCTCAACTATCAGATATAGCAAACCTTGTTCTGAAGCTAAACAACACCGAAACTGTATTATGGGAAAGCTTTGATCATCCAACAGACACATGGCTTCCATATCAAACACTTGGTTTTGATAGAAAGAATAATCAAAGTTGGTTTCTCCAATCCTGGAAGACAGATGATGACCCTGGAAAAGGTTCATATACGTTAAACTTCAGCACTGTTGGTTTACCTCAGTTGTTTATGTACAACCATGACCTTTCTTGGTGGCGCGGGGGACATTGGAACGGAGAATTAATTGTAGGTCAACCTTATATGAAACGAGATATGTATAACATTTCTTTCGTTGAACATGACAACTATGTAGCACTCACCTATAACATGTTTGATACGTCTGTCATTCTTAGGATAGTGCTTCAGCAATCTGGGTTCTTTCAAGCATTCACGTGGGACAGTCATGAGAGTCAATGGAATCCGTACTGGTCTGAACCGACAGACCATTGTGATAACTATGGAACATGTGGATCAAACAGTAATTGTGATCCTTCGAACTTGGAGAACTTTAAGTGTACATGTTTACTTGGTTTTGAACCCAAATATCCACGTGATTGGTATGACAGTAGAGTCGGGTCAGGAGGATGTGTAAGGAAGAAAGGTGTATCTGTTTGTAGGAACGGAGAAGGGTTTGTCAAAGTTGTAAGCTTGAAAGTTCCTGATACATCTGTGGCAGTTGCAAAAGGTGGTTTAAGTTTGGAAGAATGTGAGAAAGAATGCTTGAGAAACTGCTCTTGTACTGCCTATGCCGTTGCTGATGTGACAAATGGTGGAAGTGGTTGTTTGGCATGGTATGGGGATTTAATGGACATTCAGAAACTTAGTAATCAAGGCCAAGATTTATTTTTACGCGTTGATGCAGTTGAGCTAG CCAATTACTACAAAAAAAGCAAAGGAATCCTTAATAAAAAGAAGTTGGCTGCAATTCTGGTAGCTTCTATTGTTGCAATTGTTCTCCTCCTCTCTTGTGTGTATTGCTGGCGGAAGAAAAAAGGAAAGG GTAAAATGATGCAGCAATTAAGCCAAGATTCCTCTGGAGAAGAGAATGGTGCTCAAATCAACATCCATCCAAATCTAccattatttgattttaaaacgATAATGACAGCTACAAAAAATTGTGGTCATGAGAACAAGCTAGGACAAGGTGGATTTGGCTCTGTCTATAAG GGTTGCTTGGTTAATGGACAAGAGATAGCAGTGAAAAGATTATCCAAAACTTCAGGTCAAGGCAAAGGAGAGTTTATAAATGAAGTTACACTCTTAGTTAAACTCCAACACAGAAATCTAGTGAGATTGCTCGGTTGTTGCTTTGAAAAAGAAGAAAGGATGCTAGTTTATGAATACCTACCAAACAAAAGCTTAGACTTCTTTATATTCG ATCAAAACCAAAGGTCATCATTGGGTTGGAGTAAGCGTTTTGAAATTATTTGTGGGATTGCTCGAGGTGTTTTATATCTTCATCAAGATTCAAGGCTGAAAATAATTCATAGAGATTTGAAAGCTAGCAATGTTCTCCTTGATGGCGCAATGAATCCCAAAATCTCAGATTTTGGTATGGCTAGAATATTTGGAGAAGATGAAATCCAAGCAAAAACAAAAAGAGTGGTCGGAACATA TGGATATATGGCCCCGGAATATGCAATGGAGGGACGATACTCAACAAAATCCGATGTCTTCAGTTATGGGATTTTGCTACTAGAAATTATTGCAGGACAAAGAAACACGCGCAATGAAACTGGAAGAGCATCCCCAAATTTAATTGGACAT GTGTGGACACTATGGACAGAAGGAAAGGCCTTGGATACAATTGATCCAGCACTAAACCAGTCTTATCCTCCTGATATAGTTCTGAAATGCATTCAAATTGGACTCCTGTGTGTGCAAGAAAAAGCCATGAATAGACCATCAATGCTAGAAGTTGTTTTCATGCTATGCAATGAAACACCACTTTGTCAACCTCAAAAACCAGCATTCTTATTCAATCGCAGCCAAGAATTACAAGAGTTATCAATAAATGAATTAACAGAAACTACCGTCAGTGCTCGCTAA